Proteins encoded together in one Candidatus Desulfofervidus auxilii window:
- the lon gene encoding endopeptidase La yields the protein MFIFGRGKEEKEQKKTFVLPLLPLRDVVVFPHMVIPLFVGRKKSISALEHAMTLGRKLFLATQKKAQIDEPQEKDIYVVGTIGQILQLLKLPDGTVKVLIEGIKRGKINKYLPNPDFFLVEIEEVEETLVRNTETESFIRLLISAFEEYAKLNPKISSETVNQVSAIEEPDRLSDTVAAHLGVKVEQKQKVLETFDVNKRLELVFGLTRGEIEIIKTEQRIKARVKKQMEKTQREYYLTEQMKAIQKEIGEEGDFRDEIKELEKKIKTTPMSKEARQKALHELKKLKLMAPMSAEATVVRNYIDWLVSLPWNRRAKVRLDIDEAKKILDEDHYGLEEPKERILEYLAVQHLAKKVKGPILCLVGPPGVGKTSLAKSVARATGREFVRLSLGGVRDEAEIRGHRRTYIGALPGKIIQSLRKVKTNNPVFCLDEIDKLGTDFRGDPAAALLEVLDPEQNHAFNDHYLDVDYDLSEILFITTANTLHTIPWPLQDRMEIIRIPGYTEIEKYHIATKFLIPKQIKACGLKPEQITFSDSAIYEIIRSYTKEAGVRNLERCIATICRKAAKEIVKKGADTKICVTKKNLAKFLGVPKFRFSQAEERDEIGVATGLAWTEFGGELLQTEVAIMPGEGKLIITGKLGEVMQESARAALSYVRARADQLGLNPEFYKKYDIHIHVPEGAVPKDGPSAGITMATALVSALAKIPVKHDVAMTGEITLRGRVLPVGGLKEKLLAAHRGEVKKVIIPKDNEKDLKEIPNKILKTIQIVLVNHMDEVLKEALASPISIKETPPPPAVSKEYSEQRPPAVMM from the coding sequence ATGTTCATTTTTGGACGAGGTAAAGAAGAAAAAGAGCAGAAAAAGACCTTTGTTTTACCTTTATTACCATTAAGAGATGTTGTTGTTTTCCCACATATGGTAATTCCTCTTTTTGTTGGCAGGAAAAAGTCTATTTCTGCCTTAGAACACGCTATGACTCTGGGTCGAAAACTTTTTCTTGCGACTCAGAAGAAGGCTCAAATTGATGAGCCTCAAGAAAAGGATATTTATGTAGTGGGTACTATTGGGCAAATTTTACAACTTCTTAAACTTCCTGATGGCACAGTTAAGGTATTAATTGAAGGTATAAAAAGAGGGAAAATTAATAAATATCTTCCTAATCCTGACTTTTTCCTTGTAGAAATAGAGGAAGTAGAAGAAACCCTTGTTCGGAATACAGAGACTGAATCTTTTATAAGATTGCTTATTTCTGCTTTTGAAGAATATGCTAAATTAAATCCAAAAATTAGTTCTGAAACAGTAAATCAAGTTAGTGCTATTGAAGAACCTGATAGATTAAGTGATACTGTTGCTGCCCATTTAGGTGTAAAAGTTGAACAGAAACAGAAAGTGCTTGAAACATTTGATGTAAATAAACGTCTTGAATTAGTTTTTGGTCTTACACGAGGTGAAATTGAGATTATAAAGACAGAGCAAAGGATTAAAGCTAGAGTAAAGAAACAGATGGAAAAGACACAACGTGAATATTATCTTACCGAACAGATGAAAGCTATTCAAAAAGAAATAGGAGAAGAGGGAGACTTTAGAGATGAAATAAAAGAATTAGAAAAGAAGATAAAGACTACTCCTATGTCTAAAGAGGCAAGACAAAAAGCACTGCATGAATTGAAAAAGTTAAAATTGATGGCTCCTATGTCAGCTGAGGCAACAGTTGTAAGAAATTATATAGATTGGTTAGTATCATTACCTTGGAATCGTCGGGCGAAGGTAAGATTAGATATAGATGAGGCTAAAAAAATTTTAGATGAAGACCATTATGGATTAGAAGAACCAAAAGAGAGAATTTTAGAATATTTAGCTGTTCAACATCTAGCTAAAAAAGTAAAAGGGCCAATTCTTTGTCTTGTAGGCCCACCAGGTGTAGGTAAGACTTCTTTAGCAAAGTCAGTAGCCAGAGCAACAGGAAGGGAGTTTGTGCGTCTTTCTTTAGGTGGAGTAAGAGATGAGGCAGAGATAAGAGGACATAGACGTACTTATATTGGAGCATTACCTGGAAAGATTATTCAATCATTACGTAAAGTAAAAACAAATAATCCTGTTTTCTGTTTAGATGAAATTGATAAATTGGGTACTGATTTTAGAGGTGATCCAGCAGCTGCTTTATTAGAAGTTCTTGATCCAGAGCAGAATCATGCCTTTAATGATCACTATTTAGATGTTGATTATGATCTTTCAGAGATACTTTTTATTACAACAGCAAATACACTTCATACAATACCTTGGCCATTACAAGATAGAATGGAGATTATAAGGATTCCAGGCTACACAGAGATTGAAAAATATCATATTGCTACAAAGTTTCTTATTCCAAAACAAATAAAAGCATGTGGATTAAAACCTGAACAAATTACTTTTTCTGATAGTGCTATTTATGAAATTATTCGTTCCTATACAAAAGAAGCAGGTGTAAGAAATTTAGAAAGATGTATTGCTACTATCTGTCGTAAGGCGGCAAAGGAGATTGTAAAGAAAGGTGCAGATACTAAGATTTGTGTTACTAAAAAGAATTTGGCAAAATTTTTGGGTGTGCCAAAATTCCGATTTAGTCAAGCTGAAGAAAGAGATGAGATTGGTGTGGCGACAGGTTTGGCATGGACAGAGTTTGGTGGTGAGTTGCTTCAAACAGAAGTAGCTATTATGCCTGGTGAAGGGAAATTGATTATTACTGGAAAATTAGGTGAAGTAATGCAGGAATCAGCTAGAGCAGCTTTAAGTTATGTCCGCGCTAGGGCAGATCAATTAGGTCTTAATCCAGAGTTTTATAAAAAATATGATATTCACATCCATGTGCCTGAAGGGGCAGTACCTAAAGATGGGCCTTCAGCAGGTATTACTATGGCTACAGCCCTTGTATCTGCTTTAGCGAAGATTCCAGTAAAACATGATGTAGCTATGACAGGAGAGATTACTTTAAGGGGTAGGGTGTTGCCAGTAGGTGGTCTTAAGGAAAAACTTCTAGCTGCCCATCGTGGTGAGGTAAAAAAAGTTATTATTCCTAAAGACAATGAAAAAGACTTAAAAGAAATTCCTAATAAGATTTTGAAGACAATTCAGATAGTATTAGTAAATCATATGGATGAGGTTTTAAAAGAAGCACTTGCTTCTCCTATTAGTATTAAAGAGACTCCTCCACCTCCGGCTGTTTCTAAAGAATATTCAGAGCAAAGACCACCGGCAGTGATGATGTAG
- a CDS encoding M20/M25/M40 family metallo-hydrolase produces MVNLERLKQTFLNLIKLSSPSYKEGLVASYIKERLAALDIICQEDKAGEILGGTTGNLIGWKEGDLEGPIIMLNAHMDTVQKPDEEIEVIEENDILKSNGKTILGADDKSGIAIILEVLEILKENKISHYPLQPVFTICEEIGLLGAKNLDYSLIKAKWGLVLDGGNPLEIIHRAPTANRFKIEVFGKEAHAGVDPEEGINAISLASKAIAQIEWGRIDEETTCNIGLIQGGIATNIVPPKVVLEGEVRSHKEEKLETVTKKIISAFEKIIAETSPKAGFPKLNIDIKIDYPLMYVLENHPLIRLIKKVGKKLDMEMELKISGGGSDANIFNQAGITSVIIGTGMKNVHTRQEYISLSDMAKTARLLVETLTAKMEEK; encoded by the coding sequence ATGGTTAATCTAGAAAGACTAAAACAAACATTTTTAAATTTAATAAAATTAAGTAGTCCTTCTTATAAGGAAGGATTGGTAGCTAGTTATATAAAAGAGCGTTTGGCTGCCTTAGATATTATCTGCCAAGAAGACAAAGCAGGTGAAATTTTAGGAGGAACAACTGGAAATCTTATTGGATGGAAAGAAGGAGACTTAGAAGGCCCTATTATTATGCTTAATGCCCATATGGATACAGTCCAAAAGCCTGATGAAGAAATTGAAGTAATAGAAGAAAATGACATTTTAAAAAGTAATGGGAAAACAATCCTTGGTGCAGATGATAAATCAGGCATAGCTATTATTTTAGAAGTATTAGAAATATTAAAAGAAAATAAAATTTCACATTATCCTTTACAACCTGTATTTACCATCTGTGAAGAAATAGGGTTACTTGGAGCCAAAAATTTAGATTATTCTTTAATCAAAGCAAAATGGGGATTAGTGTTAGATGGAGGAAATCCTTTAGAGATTATTCATCGTGCTCCTACTGCTAACCGTTTTAAGATTGAAGTTTTTGGGAAAGAAGCTCATGCTGGTGTAGATCCTGAAGAAGGTATTAATGCTATTTCACTTGCTAGTAAAGCAATTGCTCAAATAGAATGGGGTAGAATTGATGAAGAAACTACATGTAACATTGGTCTTATTCAAGGAGGAATAGCTACTAATATCGTGCCTCCAAAAGTAGTATTAGAAGGTGAAGTAAGAAGTCATAAAGAGGAAAAATTAGAAACAGTAACAAAAAAAATCATCTCAGCCTTTGAAAAAATCATCGCTGAAACTTCCCCAAAAGCAGGTTTTCCTAAATTAAATATAGATATAAAGATTGATTATCCTCTTATGTATGTATTAGAAAATCATCCTTTAATTAGATTAATTAAAAAAGTTGGAAAAAAATTAGATATGGAAATGGAATTAAAAATAAGTGGAGGCGGAAGTGATGCTAATATTTTTAATCAAGCAGGTATTACCTCTGTTATCATTGGAACAGGAATGAAAAATGTTCATACCCGTCAAGAATATATCTCCTTGTCAGATATGGCAAAAACTGCTAGGTTATTAGTTGAAACACTAACTGCAAAAATGGAAGAAAAGTGA
- the hisS gene encoding histidine--tRNA ligase: protein MRIQTVRGFRDILPEEARKWQAVEEIAREVLLTYGFKEVRSPILEKTELFIRSIGETTDIVEKEMYSFVDKGGDSLTLRPEATASIVRMYIQHSLYHRPAWSKLFTIGPMFRRERPQKGRYRQFWQINAEMFGFSHPIADAEIILALNTILEKLKISSYELHLNSLGCKTCRQAFKEALKDYLEKIQDMLCPDCQRRQKLNPLRVFDCKVEGCQKVLEKAPLITDYLCNECKKHFEELQFYLSLLDIKFILNPRLVRGLDYYTRTAFEVILPQIGAQSAVAGGGRYDNLVEELGGKSTPAIGFAIGLDRLLPYIPNFNQKERPIFIALLGKESIKLGLLWAKYLRKKGIFTEIDYRLGSLKSQLNRANHLEAAWSLIIGEDEIKKGEAILRNMDTKEQINIPVYPEKGLNKLLEKIGR from the coding sequence ATGAGGATTCAAACAGTAAGAGGTTTTCGGGATATTTTACCTGAAGAAGCCAGAAAATGGCAGGCAGTAGAAGAAATTGCTCGTGAAGTGTTATTAACTTATGGCTTTAAAGAAGTAAGAAGTCCAATTTTAGAAAAAACAGAACTTTTTATAAGAAGTATTGGTGAAACAACCGATATAGTAGAAAAAGAGATGTATTCTTTTGTTGATAAAGGTGGAGATAGTTTAACCTTAAGGCCTGAAGCTACTGCTTCAATAGTAAGGATGTATATTCAACACAGTCTTTACCATCGTCCGGCTTGGAGTAAGCTTTTTACTATTGGGCCTATGTTTCGAAGGGAAAGGCCACAAAAAGGAAGATATAGGCAATTTTGGCAAATAAATGCTGAAATGTTTGGTTTTTCCCATCCTATAGCTGATGCAGAAATTATCCTTGCCCTTAATACAATTTTAGAAAAACTAAAAATTTCTTCTTATGAATTACATTTGAATTCATTAGGTTGTAAAACATGTCGCCAGGCATTTAAAGAAGCTTTAAAAGATTATTTAGAAAAGATTCAAGATATGCTTTGCCCTGATTGTCAAAGGCGCCAAAAATTAAATCCATTAAGGGTATTTGATTGTAAAGTTGAAGGTTGTCAAAAAGTTTTAGAAAAAGCTCCACTTATTACTGATTATCTCTGTAATGAGTGTAAAAAACACTTTGAGGAACTGCAGTTTTATCTTTCTCTATTGGACATAAAATTCATCCTTAATCCCAGACTAGTAAGAGGGTTAGATTATTACACTAGGACTGCATTTGAAGTTATTCTTCCTCAAATTGGGGCACAGAGTGCTGTTGCTGGTGGTGGTCGATATGATAATTTAGTAGAAGAATTGGGAGGTAAATCCACTCCAGCAATAGGGTTTGCTATTGGTCTTGATCGTCTTTTACCTTATATACCAAATTTTAATCAAAAAGAACGTCCTATATTTATTGCTTTATTGGGTAAAGAAAGTATTAAACTTGGTTTACTTTGGGCAAAATATTTGCGTAAAAAAGGCATTTTTACAGAAATAGATTATCGATTAGGTAGTCTTAAATCACAATTAAATAGAGCAAACCATTTAGAGGCTGCTTGGTCTCTTATTATTGGTGAGGATGAGATAAAAAAAGGTGAGGCTATCCTTCGCAATATGGATACAAAAGAACAAATAAATATTCCTGTTTATCCTGAAAAGGGATTAAATAAATTGTTGGAAAAAATAGGGAGGTAA
- the aspS gene encoding aspartate--tRNA ligase: MKTLDFLEGWKRTHYCNELTIKNINEEVTLMGWVQRRRDHGGVIFVDLRDRTGIIQVVFNPDFNSEAHTKAHRLRSEWVIAVKGKVVRRPEGMENPKLKTGEIEVMVSSLKILNTSPPPPFLIEDDIEIGEPTRLSYRYLDLRRPRLMHNFIKRHEAAQCVRRFLSENGFLEIETPFLTKSTPEGARDFLVPSRLHPGRFYALPQSPQLFKQLLMISGFDRYFQIVKCFRDEDLRADRQPEFTQIDLEMSFVNEDDIMDISERLLVYLCKEVFNYNVSLPFPRLTYDEAIAKYGTDRPDLRFELELKDVTEIVAESEFKVFSSVVHKGGIVKAINVKKGAKLSRKEIDDLTKFVNQFGAKGLAWIKIKGEWQSPIVKFFSEGEKTALAQSLEIEDGDLILFLADEPLIVNEALANLRIELGKKMGLIPEDTFCFCWVTEFPMFEYDTTEGRWQTVHHPFTMPKEEDLAYLPEHPEKVKARSYDIVLNGVEIGGGSIRIHRRDIQELIFKVIELPQDEAQEKFGFLLEALTYGAPPHGGIAFGFDRLLMLLCKCESIREVIAFPKTQKATCLLTDAPSQVTQEQLHELSLKLDIIKLKRAVS; this comes from the coding sequence TTGAAGACCTTAGATTTTTTAGAAGGATGGAAAAGAACTCATTATTGTAATGAGCTTACAATAAAAAATATTAATGAAGAAGTAACTTTAATGGGTTGGGTACAACGCAGAAGGGATCATGGTGGTGTTATCTTTGTTGATTTAAGAGATAGGACTGGAATTATTCAAGTAGTGTTTAATCCTGATTTTAATTCTGAAGCCCACACTAAGGCTCATAGATTACGTTCAGAATGGGTGATTGCTGTTAAAGGGAAAGTGGTAAGAAGACCAGAAGGTATGGAGAATCCAAAACTTAAGACTGGAGAGATAGAAGTAATGGTTTCCAGTCTAAAAATTTTAAATACCTCCCCACCTCCACCATTTTTAATTGAAGATGATATTGAAATAGGTGAGCCTACAAGACTTAGTTATCGTTATCTAGATTTACGTCGTCCACGACTTATGCATAATTTTATTAAGCGTCATGAAGCCGCACAATGTGTAAGGAGATTTTTAAGTGAAAATGGCTTTTTAGAAATTGAAACCCCATTTTTAACCAAGAGTACACCAGAAGGGGCAAGAGATTTCTTAGTGCCAAGTCGTTTACATCCAGGAAGATTTTATGCCTTACCTCAATCGCCGCAGCTTTTTAAACAACTTTTAATGATAAGTGGATTTGACCGTTATTTTCAAATTGTAAAATGTTTCAGAGATGAAGATTTAAGGGCTGACAGACAGCCTGAGTTTACTCAAATAGACCTTGAGATGTCCTTTGTTAATGAAGATGATATTATGGATATTTCAGAAAGACTTTTAGTCTACCTCTGCAAAGAAGTATTTAATTACAATGTTTCTCTGCCCTTTCCGCGTCTTACCTATGATGAAGCTATTGCTAAATACGGTACTGATAGACCGGATTTAAGATTTGAGCTTGAATTAAAAGATGTAACTGAAATAGTAGCTGAATCAGAATTTAAAGTTTTTTCTTCGGTTGTGCATAAAGGAGGCATTGTTAAAGCTATAAATGTTAAAAAAGGGGCAAAACTTTCCAGGAAAGAAATTGATGATTTAACCAAATTTGTCAATCAATTTGGGGCAAAGGGATTGGCTTGGATAAAGATAAAAGGAGAATGGCAATCACCCATTGTCAAATTCTTTTCAGAAGGAGAAAAAACTGCATTAGCACAGAGTCTTGAAATAGAAGATGGAGATTTAATCTTATTTTTGGCTGATGAACCCTTAATTGTTAATGAGGCTTTAGCCAATCTTAGAATAGAATTGGGCAAAAAGATGGGATTAATTCCTGAAGATACTTTTTGTTTTTGCTGGGTGACAGAATTTCCTATGTTTGAATATGATACAACAGAAGGAAGATGGCAAACAGTACATCATCCTTTTACTATGCCAAAAGAAGAGGATCTCGCTTATCTTCCTGAACATCCAGAAAAAGTAAAAGCAAGATCTTATGATATTGTTTTAAATGGAGTGGAAATTGGTGGGGGAAGTATTCGTATTCATCGTCGTGATATTCAAGAGTTAATCTTTAAAGTGATAGAGCTGCCTCAAGATGAAGCGCAAGAAAAATTTGGATTTCTTTTAGAAGCATTGACCTATGGTGCACCTCCTCATGGAGGTATTGCCTTTGGGTTTGATCGGTTATTAATGTTGTTGTGTAAATGTGAAAGTATTAGAGAAGTGATTGCCTTTCCAAAGACACAAAAAGCTACTTGCCTTTTAACCGATGCTCCTTCTCAAGTCACTCAAGAACAATTGCATGAGTTATCACTTAAATTGGATATAATTAAACTTAAAAGGGCAGTGTCTTAA
- the clpP gene encoding ATP-dependent Clp endopeptidase proteolytic subunit ClpP, with protein sequence MHLIPIVIEQTGRGERAYDIYSRLLKDRIILLGSPIDDTIANLIIAQLLFLESQDPDKEIHFYINSPGGLITAGLAIYDTMRYIKAPVCTYCVGQAASMAAVLLAAGDKGKRYALPHARILIHQPLGGFQGQATEVEIQAREILRLKHVINEILAHHTGQPLEKIEEDTERDFYMTSEDALKYGIIDKVITNRGKGGINV encoded by the coding sequence ATGCATCTTATACCAATTGTAATAGAACAGACAGGCCGAGGAGAAAGAGCTTATGATATCTATTCACGTTTACTAAAAGATAGGATTATCCTTTTAGGTAGCCCTATAGATGATACTATAGCTAATCTTATTATTGCCCAATTGCTTTTCCTTGAATCCCAGGACCCTGATAAAGAAATTCATTTTTATATTAATTCTCCTGGTGGCTTAATAACAGCAGGTTTAGCTATCTATGATACAATGAGATATATAAAAGCACCTGTTTGCACCTATTGTGTAGGTCAGGCTGCTAGTATGGCTGCAGTTCTATTAGCTGCTGGAGATAAAGGCAAAAGATATGCCCTCCCACATGCCCGTATCCTTATTCATCAGCCTTTAGGAGGATTTCAAGGACAAGCAACAGAAGTAGAGATTCAAGCAAGAGAAATTTTACGTTTGAAACATGTTATAAATGAAATTTTAGCTCATCATACTGGACAGCCTTTAGAAAAAATAGAAGAGGATACAGAAAGAGATTTTTATATGACAAGTGAAGATGCACTTAAATATGGTATTATTGATAAAGTAATTACTAATAGAGGCAAGGGAGGGATAAATGTCTAA
- the clpX gene encoding ATP-dependent Clp protease ATP-binding subunit ClpX: protein MSKTIKNKDKKLYCSFCGKSQDEVRKLIAGPSVYICDECIELCNEILAEEYEKEDIELGITLPKPTEIKAFLDQYVIGQEQAKKILSVAVYNHYKRIHTRREIDGVELQKSNILLIGPTGCGKTLLAQTLAKMLNVPFTIADATTLTEAGYVGEDVENIILYLVQAADYDIERASQGIVYIDEIDKISRKTDSPSITRDVSGEGVQQALLKIVEGTIANIPPKGGRKHPQQEFLKVDTTNILFICGGAFVGLEDIICNRIGSKGLGFGADIRSKKEGNIGEILRHVQPEDLIKYGMIPEFVGRFPVVAALDNLTEDDLIKILVEPKNAIVKQYQKLFKMEGVDLKFTEGALRSIAREAIRRNTGARGLKSILEDVLLDIMFILPDLTGAKECVINEDVILKHEQPLIVYEGRAKTA from the coding sequence ATGTCTAAAACAATAAAAAATAAGGATAAAAAACTTTATTGTTCATTTTGTGGGAAAAGTCAGGATGAGGTAAGAAAGTTAATTGCAGGTCCTTCAGTTTATATTTGTGATGAGTGTATTGAATTATGTAATGAAATCCTTGCGGAAGAATATGAAAAGGAAGATATTGAATTAGGTATTACTTTACCTAAGCCGACTGAAATTAAAGCTTTTTTAGATCAATATGTTATTGGTCAAGAACAGGCAAAGAAAATACTTTCTGTTGCAGTTTATAATCATTATAAACGCATTCATACTAGAAGAGAAATTGATGGTGTGGAGTTACAAAAAAGTAATATTTTATTAATAGGGCCTACTGGTTGTGGCAAAACTCTATTAGCTCAAACTCTTGCAAAAATGTTAAATGTGCCATTTACTATTGCAGATGCTACTACTCTTACAGAGGCAGGTTATGTAGGTGAAGATGTAGAAAATATAATTCTTTATCTTGTTCAGGCAGCAGATTATGATATTGAAAGAGCATCTCAAGGAATTGTCTATATTGATGAAATAGATAAAATCTCTCGCAAAACTGATAGTCCTTCAATTACAAGAGATGTTTCAGGTGAAGGAGTACAACAAGCACTACTTAAAATTGTTGAAGGTACTATTGCTAATATTCCGCCCAAAGGAGGCAGAAAACATCCTCAACAGGAATTTCTTAAAGTAGATACTACTAATATTCTTTTTATTTGTGGTGGTGCTTTTGTAGGTTTAGAAGATATTATTTGTAATCGTATTGGCAGTAAAGGGTTAGGTTTTGGAGCAGATATAAGGAGTAAGAAAGAAGGGAATATAGGTGAGATTTTAAGACATGTTCAACCAGAAGATTTGATAAAATACGGAATGATACCAGAATTTGTTGGTCGTTTTCCAGTAGTGGCTGCTCTTGATAATCTTACAGAAGATGATTTGATAAAAATTTTAGTTGAACCAAAAAATGCTATTGTAAAACAATATCAAAAATTATTTAAAATGGAAGGTGTGGATCTCAAGTTTACTGAAGGTGCATTAAGGTCCATTGCAAGGGAGGCTATTCGTCGAAATACTGGCGCAAGAGGATTAAAGAGTATTCTTGAGGATGTTCTTTTAGATATTATGTTTATACTTCCAGACCTTACAGGGGCTAAAGAATGTGTAATTAATGAAGATGTAATTTTAAAGCATGAGCAGCCCCTTATTGTTTATGAAGGTAGGGCAAAGACTGCTTGA
- a CDS encoding PadR family transcriptional regulator, which yields MKLEVILLGLLKEGEKHGYELKKIIEEEIKPLTNVTLTSIYYTLEKLAKKGYLQYKKGRAGQRPEKRVYSLTPKGEMFLNKLLIRNFLYLERPFFNLDLVLYFLDRLPSQRQVKKLIDKRLNRLKEIIIWAENTKEKLLKDNQPINRVLIPEHLKKLIEVELQFTEQLKNRFCEKEIS from the coding sequence GTGAAGTTAGAAGTAATTTTATTAGGTCTTTTAAAAGAAGGGGAAAAACATGGTTATGAGCTAAAAAAGATTATTGAAGAGGAAATCAAACCCTTAACTAATGTCACCTTAACTTCTATCTATTACACTTTAGAAAAGTTAGCTAAAAAAGGCTATCTTCAATATAAAAAAGGAAGAGCAGGTCAAAGACCAGAAAAACGTGTATATTCTTTAACACCAAAAGGAGAAATGTTTCTTAATAAACTTCTTATTAGGAATTTTCTTTATTTAGAAAGACCTTTTTTTAATCTTGATTTAGTACTTTATTTTTTAGATAGACTTCCCTCCCAAAGACAGGTTAAAAAATTGATTGATAAACGACTTAATCGTTTAAAAGAAATTATTATTTGGGCAGAAAATACTAAAGAAAAACTTTTAAAAGACAATCAGCCTATAAATCGAGTACTTATTCCTGAACATTTAAAGAAATTAATTGAAGTAGAATTACAATTTACAGAACAATTAAAAAATCGCTTCTGTGAAAAAGAAATTTCTTAA
- a CDS encoding isochorismatase family protein has product MYLNREEAIVFVIDIQEKLFNVIYQKEELLKNCLKLLKGCQILNLPILATEQYPKGLGKTLPEIKNFLKEENIFEKLSFSAYIPAVIEKLEKINRRSIILIGMEAHVCIWQTCRDLLKNNFKVFIPQECVSSRSKIHLYNALELMDKIGAYIVNVETILFDLLKTAEVPEFKAISQIIK; this is encoded by the coding sequence ATGTATTTGAATAGAGAAGAAGCCATAGTTTTTGTTATTGATATTCAAGAAAAACTCTTTAATGTTATTTATCAAAAAGAAGAACTTTTAAAAAATTGTTTAAAACTTCTTAAAGGATGCCAAATATTAAATCTTCCTATTTTAGCTACAGAACAATATCCAAAGGGGCTTGGGAAAACTTTACCAGAAATTAAAAATTTCTTAAAAGAAGAAAATATCTTTGAAAAACTCTCTTTTTCTGCCTATATCCCAGCAGTTATTGAAAAATTGGAAAAGATAAACAGGAGGAGCATTATTCTAATTGGAATGGAAGCACATGTTTGTATATGGCAAACTTGTCGAGATTTATTAAAAAATAATTTCAAAGTATTTATACCTCAAGAGTGTGTATCTTCTAGGTCTAAAATACATTTATATAATGCTTTAGAATTGATGGACAAAATAGGGGCATACATTGTTAATGTGGAGACTATTCTATTTGATTTACTTAAAACAGCAGAAGTGCCTGAATTTAAAGCTATTTCTCAAATCATAAAATGA
- a CDS encoding DUF4911 domain-containing protein yields MKKKFLKSNFLYVDLPRDKIAIFQWILGEYDGLVQFRTIDRMKATIELMVPPGNEKEVIKIIESLKKEWQCKMKLRHCPFKFNYIQFK; encoded by the coding sequence GTGAAAAAGAAATTTCTTAAAAGCAATTTCTTATATGTTGATTTACCTCGAGATAAGATTGCTATATTTCAATGGATTTTAGGTGAATATGATGGACTTGTCCAATTTCGCACAATAGATAGAATGAAGGCAACAATTGAATTAATGGTCCCACCTGGAAATGAAAAAGAAGTCATAAAAATTATTGAATCTCTTAAAAAAGAATGGCAATGTAAAATGAAATTAAGACACTGCCCTTTTAAGTTTAATTATATCCAATTTAAGTGA